The nucleotide sequence CCGGCATGCTGCTGGCCCGGGCCATGCTGCAAAAAAAAGATCACGCATTAAGCCACTGCCTCGAGGTCCACGACTCTTTTTACGTGGGATCAGATGTTTTTTATACGTATATGGTCATCAATGGCTGCTGGTGGATCCGTCACCAGCAGAAAGAGATCGATACATTCCTGTCGGTGGCCGAATACGCCCGGCGAGTCATTCTGACAGGTCAGTTCCCGGAGGATATTATCCGCAAGTTCTCGGATATGCTGGACTATTTTGGGCAGTCCCCCATCATAGTCCGCTCATCCAGTCTGCTGGAAGACAATTTTGGTAACGCCTTCTCAGGAAAATACGAAAGTATCTTCTGTCCGAACCAGGGCTCCCGGGAAAAACGGCTGGAAAACCTGCTGACGGCCATAAAAACAATCTATGCCAGCACTTTAAGCGAAAAGGCCCTGCAATACCGGGCCCATCTGGGGATCCTCGACAAGGACGAACAGATGCCGCTGCTTATTCAGCGGGTTTCCGGGGACCTGCATAATAACTATTTTTATCCGGCAGTCGCCGGGGTTGGATACTCTTATAATCCCTATGTCTGGGACAGGGAGATCGACCCGGAGTCCGGGGTTATCCGGATTGTCTACGGCATGGGAACACGGGCGGTAGACCGTTCCGACGAGGACTATACCCGGGTTGCGGCCCTGAATGCCCCGGAAAAGCGTCCCGAATCGGGGATGGACGAAATTCGCCGCTATTCCCAAAGACGGGCGGATGTCCTCGACCTTGAGGCCAATCAGCTGGTGGCAGTAGAGTACCAGGATATGGAGGATTCCATCTCTTCCAGCGAGAGGGCCCTTCTGACCAGCATGGAGCGGGAAACCCGGTCACGCTACATCTCTTTTGCAGGGCTTTTCCGCACTACACCTTTTATTGAAGATATGCGCAATATCCTCAAGACCCTTGCGGAGGCCTATACATACCCGGTTGACGTTGAGTTTACTCTCAATTTTACCGGTCCCGAGGAGTACCGTATAAACATTGTCCAGTGCCGCCCCTTTGAGGTCAGGCGTAATATCGATGTAGATCTGGATTTCTCCACGGCGGAGGCCGAAAAAATTGTTATGGCCTCATCCTCAGGTACGGTAATCGGCCGGAACCGGGAGATCCGTCCCCAGCGAATTATCTACGTCTCCGGAGATAAATACGGTCCCCTTTCAGTCTCCAGGAAACACTCCACCGCCAGGACAATCGGCCGGGTAATGAAGAACTCGGACCCGTCGATCAGGACCGTCCTTATCGGCCCCGGCCGCTGGGGGACTACAACGGTCTTTTTGGGCATTCCTGTTTCGTTTTCAGAGATAAGCCGCGCCGCCTGCATCTGCGAGGTCGTGGACATGGGGGAGAATCTCATCCCCGATGTCTCCCTGGGTACCCATTTTTTTAACGACCTGGTGGAACTGGATATTCTCTATCTGGCCCTCTATCCCCGCAAGGAAGGCACCATTTTTCAGCCCGGACTTCTTTTGCAGAGACCCAACAGCCTGCTCTCCATTGTCGACGATGAAGAGGCCCGGGAACTGGAAGATGTTGTTCACGTGGTCGACACCGATCCCGACCACACTTTACTGGCCGCGGACATTATAAATCAGCACTACCTTCTCTCGCTGGAATAGCTTTCAATGCCGATGAGAATGATTTATACTTTTATCCATGAGCAAGCAGGAATCAAAAACACGCTGCATCGGCATACTTACCTCCGGCGGTGACTGTCCGGGCCTGAACGCTGCCATCCGCGGGGTGGCCAAGGCGGCAATAAACCGCTACGGCATGAAGGTAGTCGGCTTCCAGGACGGCTTCCGGGGACTGGTAGAAAACCGAAGCATCATTCTTGACGACCGCAACGTCTCCGGACTCCTCACCATGGGGGGAACGATCCTGGGGACCAGCAGAGATAAACCTCACAAGATGCCCATTGGGGGCAAGAAACAGGACATGACCGCGGCGGCGGCAGAAAACATTCAGCGTCACCAGATTGACTGTCTTGTCTGCCTGGGCGGTGGCGGAACCCAGAAGAACGCCTACCACCTGTACAAAAAGGGGGGTATTAATGTACTGACCCTGCCCAAGACAATCGATAACGATGTTGCCCGAACGGACACTACCTTTGGTTTCGACACCGCCATGTCCATCGCCACTGAGGCAATAGACCGTCTGCATACTACGGCAACCAGCCATCACCGTATCATTGTCTGCGAGATCATGGGAAACAACGCCGGCTGGCTGGCCCTGGGATCAGGCATTGCCGGTGGTGCGGATGTGATTCTTATTCCTGAGATCCCTTACAACCTGCACGCCGTCGCCGAACACCTGATGGAACGCCGCCGCACCGGAAAACGTTTTTCCATAATCGCGATTGCCGAGGGCGCCAAATCGATTGAAGAGGCAAAAGCCATTGCCGAGGGAAAAACAAAGAAATCCTCTCCCAGGGGAGAAGATGTAAAATACGACGAACACGGATTCGCCTATCATCCGGTAAAGGAGCCGAAAGCCTCTCAGCTTACCCGGCAGATACAGGAGCTAACCGGAATAGAGGCCCGGGTCACCTTTCTGGGCCATGTACAGCGGGGGGGAATCCCCTCCCCAACAGACCGGTTGTACAGTACATTGCTCGGAACAAAGGCGGCGGAACTCCTGGCAAAGGGAGAATACAACGTCATGGTAGCCATAAAGGGAAGAAGCTGCCAGGCCGTTCCGCTGAAAAGCGTGGCGGGAAAAAAGAAGCTTGTTCCCCTGGACCACCCCTGGATCCAGAGCGCCATGCTGGTGGGTACCTGCCTGGGGGACCGCAGTATTGTTCCAGAACCGCAGCGGAAAGAAGATACCTGAAACAGCCTTAGCGATACGCTATCAGGCTGATATGGAGGTCACCATCCCCCGGCGGTGCATTAATAAGATACCTGTTCCGTACTGCCTCATCCGGGCGGCGGGTAAAAGCACGGGGTTTTCCACTCCCCGACTCATAGACCTGGCCTATCCGAAACTGTTCACTCAGTTCGAGGACAAGAGTCAGCTCCTGATCAAAAACCGCCGGATCCAGAGGTGAGGAATAGCGGACAGTGATCAGGTTTGAATCGGAGGCCAGTTCCATTTCCAGGGCGTCCCGCTGCAGAATATAACGGGCCACCGTACCGAAAGGGGCGATCCAGATGTCATGTTCTTGAAGGGTATCGAGAATCCTGCGAAAATCCTGCAGGGAGATTGCCTCCCAGCCAACGGCGTCCCTTGCAATCCTTCCATCGTCAACACCGTGAAAATTGGGAACGAGCCATCCTCCGTTGGAATACACTTCTTCCAGAATCGGGAATAAATCGTCTTTTTTGTCACTGGAAAGGATTCCCCTGGCGCCGATGCGAAAAAAGTCACGGGGACTGTATCCATTGACCCCGCCGTAAAACCAGTCTCCCTGTTCCGCTTGTATACCCC is from Marispirochaeta sp. and encodes:
- a CDS encoding PEP/pyruvate-binding domain-containing protein; translated protein: MSIDHANLSTGISGLDKILRGLLPGDNIVFQVPSIGDYLRFVRPCARFAIKRDQKLVYFRFASHAPLLDSSEYPGIQINTPDPAEGFEPFISSIHSAIKKNGRGGYYVFDSLSELTDKWYSDRMLGNFFMLTCPYLLDMEALAYFGILRREHSHNALHPIHTTAQVILDVYNSESQLYIHPLKVQQRYSSTMHMLHREQQGDYLPVTNSALNSRILSFSPFQSESAAFEEKDMWNRNFAQAHQALLNPGPEAGKQEAFHTDRLLKMAVTRDERFLPLARRYFSLKELLSIGRRIIGTGLIGGKSTGMLLARAMLQKKDHALSHCLEVHDSFYVGSDVFYTYMVINGCWWIRHQQKEIDTFLSVAEYARRVILTGQFPEDIIRKFSDMLDYFGQSPIIVRSSSLLEDNFGNAFSGKYESIFCPNQGSREKRLENLLTAIKTIYASTLSEKALQYRAHLGILDKDEQMPLLIQRVSGDLHNNYFYPAVAGVGYSYNPYVWDREIDPESGVIRIVYGMGTRAVDRSDEDYTRVAALNAPEKRPESGMDEIRRYSQRRADVLDLEANQLVAVEYQDMEDSISSSERALLTSMERETRSRYISFAGLFRTTPFIEDMRNILKTLAEAYTYPVDVEFTLNFTGPEEYRINIVQCRPFEVRRNIDVDLDFSTAEAEKIVMASSSGTVIGRNREIRPQRIIYVSGDKYGPLSVSRKHSTARTIGRVMKNSDPSIRTVLIGPGRWGTTTVFLGIPVSFSEISRAACICEVVDMGENLIPDVSLGTHFFNDLVELDILYLALYPRKEGTIFQPGLLLQRPNSLLSIVDDEEARELEDVVHVVDTDPDHTLLAADIINQHYLLSLE
- a CDS encoding ATP-dependent 6-phosphofructokinase produces the protein MSKQESKTRCIGILTSGGDCPGLNAAIRGVAKAAINRYGMKVVGFQDGFRGLVENRSIILDDRNVSGLLTMGGTILGTSRDKPHKMPIGGKKQDMTAAAAENIQRHQIDCLVCLGGGGTQKNAYHLYKKGGINVLTLPKTIDNDVARTDTTFGFDTAMSIATEAIDRLHTTATSHHRIIVCEIMGNNAGWLALGSGIAGGADVILIPEIPYNLHAVAEHLMERRRTGKRFSIIAIAEGAKSIEEAKAIAEGKTKKSSPRGEDVKYDEHGFAYHPVKEPKASQLTRQIQELTGIEARVTFLGHVQRGGIPSPTDRLYSTLLGTKAAELLAKGEYNVMVAIKGRSCQAVPLKSVAGKKKLVPLDHPWIQSAMLVGTCLGDRSIVPEPQRKEDT
- a CDS encoding polysaccharide deacetylase family protein is translated as MNIIRLSSGSWTSPRRVFSCLKGLFALISCTLLFSCAGSPEPGGEAMIQPQEIRVYPANWYGDHAAACSITFDDGTLDQYAVAAPELDVRGIRGTFFVITGYMDQGAWQDGSYIRRLFDWDQARDLAWRGHEVASHTVNHVDLAANPDEAAKQLSQSREMLRDQLPWVCGLSLGWPYWRSSDQAVALAGDLYIAARAGGIQAEQGDWFYGGVNGYSPRDFFRIGARGILSSDKKDDLFPILEEVYSNGGWLVPNFHGVDDGRIARDAVGWEAISLQDFRRILDTLQEHDIWIAPFGTVARYILQRDALEMELASDSNLITVRYSSPLDPAVFDQELTLVLELSEQFRIGQVYESGSGKPRAFTRRPDEAVRNRYLINAPPGDGDLHISLIAYR